The following proteins come from a genomic window of Neptunomonas concharum:
- a CDS encoding ParB/RepB/Spo0J family partition protein — protein MVKKRGLGRGLDALLAGVNSEPQVAEEAEVSANNGDGYRLMSVHNIQRGRYQPRRDLEPAALEDLANSIKVQGVMQPIVIRPIENGRFEIIAGERRWRASQMAGLDEIPVVIKDVPDEAAIAMALIENIQRENLNPMEEAIALQRLQDEFELTQQEVADAVGKSRSAVANLLRLMKLSDDVRKMLEYGDIEMGHARALLALEDEQQVAAAQEVVGKALSVRQTEELVRKWQAGEPIKPARQPKEVNPQLEEIAGNLSKRLSTKVQINQTSKGKGKITIAFDSPDSLEAILQTLG, from the coding sequence ATGGTTAAAAAAAGAGGCTTAGGTCGAGGATTAGACGCTCTGCTAGCTGGCGTTAATAGTGAACCACAAGTTGCTGAAGAAGCGGAAGTGTCTGCTAATAACGGTGACGGCTATCGACTGATGTCAGTCCACAATATTCAACGTGGCCGTTATCAACCTCGACGAGACCTCGAACCTGCTGCATTAGAAGATCTGGCAAACTCTATCAAAGTACAAGGGGTAATGCAGCCGATCGTTATTCGCCCCATAGAGAACGGCCGTTTCGAAATTATTGCAGGCGAGCGTCGTTGGCGTGCCTCCCAAATGGCAGGTCTGGATGAGATACCCGTAGTCATAAAAGATGTACCCGATGAAGCTGCAATCGCTATGGCGCTGATCGAGAATATCCAGCGGGAAAACCTTAATCCAATGGAGGAAGCGATCGCTTTGCAGCGGCTTCAGGATGAGTTTGAGTTAACCCAGCAAGAAGTGGCTGACGCAGTAGGTAAATCCCGCTCTGCAGTCGCTAACCTGCTTCGCTTGATGAAGCTTAGTGATGATGTCAGAAAAATGCTGGAGTATGGTGATATTGAAATGGGCCATGCGCGAGCGCTTTTAGCGCTTGAAGATGAGCAACAAGTCGCAGCTGCCCAAGAGGTGGTTGGAAAAGCACTTTCTGTAAGACAAACAGAAGAACTCGTGAGAAAGTGGCAAGCTGGGGAGCCGATTAAACCGGCGAGACAACCCAAAGAGGTTAATCCACAACTGGAAGAAATTGCAGGTAACCTGTCCAAGCGTTTGTCTACAAAAGTTCAGATTAACCAAACATCCAAAGGCAAAGGTAAAATAACCATCGCATTTGATTCACCTGACAGCCTTGAGGCCATTTTACAAACATTGGGATGA
- a CDS encoding F0F1 ATP synthase subunit B encodes MNINLTIIGQAIAFAIFVMFCMKYVWPPITDALAERKKKIAEGLDAAERAQRDLQLAQEKAVENLREGKEQAAAIIEQANKRANQLVDEAKEQARLEAERIKAAAQAEIEQEVNRAKESLRSQVAVLAVAGAEKILETSVDQAAHAKLVDKLAAEL; translated from the coding sequence GTGAATATCAATCTAACCATCATTGGTCAGGCCATCGCATTCGCTATCTTCGTTATGTTCTGTATGAAGTACGTGTGGCCGCCGATTACGGATGCCCTAGCAGAACGTAAAAAGAAGATTGCAGAAGGTCTGGACGCTGCTGAACGTGCACAGCGCGATTTACAATTGGCACAAGAGAAAGCCGTTGAAAACTTGCGTGAGGGCAAAGAGCAAGCAGCCGCCATCATCGAACAGGCTAATAAGCGGGCTAACCAGTTAGTCGACGAAGCCAAAGAGCAGGCGCGCCTAGAAGCGGAACGCATCAAGGCAGCAGCTCAAGCAGAAATCGAACAGGAAGTTAACCGTGCGAAAGAATCACTTCGCTCACAAGTTGCTGTACTTGCAGTAGCTGGTGCTGAAAAGATTCTTGAAACTTCGGTTGACCAGGCAGCCCACGCTAAGCTGGTTGATAAACTGGCAGCGGAGCTTTAA
- the atpA gene encoding F0F1 ATP synthase subunit alpha, protein MQQLNPSEISEILKKRIEKLDVSSEARNEGTIVSVSDGIILIHGLADVMYGEMIEFPGGIYGMALNLERDSVGAVVLGDYQSLVEGMTARCTGRILEVPVGPGLKGRVVDALGNPIDGKGPVEAVMTDAVEKVAPGVIARKSVDQPVQTGLKAIDAMVPVGRGQRELIIGDRQIGKSAIAIDAIINQKDTGVTCIYVAVGQKQSTIANVVRKLEEHGAMDHTIVVAAGAADPAAMQFLAPYSGCTMGEYFRDRGEDALIVYDDLTKQAWAYRQISLLLRRPPGREAYPGDVFYLHSRLLERAARVNAEYVEKFTNGEVKGKTGSLTALPVIETQGGDVSAFVPTNVISITDGQIFLESSLFNSGIRPAINAGLSVSRVGGAAQTKIIKKLGGGVRLALAQYRELAAFAQFASDLDDATRAQLEHGQAVTELMKQKQYSPMSVAEMGLSLYAANEGFLSGVELNKIGDFESALISFFNSEYADLMKDVNDGGKYSDEIAAQFKAGIEKFKSTQTW, encoded by the coding sequence ATGCAGCAACTGAATCCATCTGAGATCAGCGAGATTCTCAAGAAGCGCATCGAAAAGCTGGATGTGTCTTCTGAAGCCCGTAATGAGGGCACTATCGTCAGCGTATCCGATGGTATCATTCTGATCCACGGTCTAGCTGACGTAATGTACGGGGAAATGATCGAATTCCCTGGCGGCATTTACGGTATGGCGCTCAACCTTGAGCGTGATTCTGTCGGCGCTGTAGTTCTGGGTGACTACCAAAGCTTGGTAGAAGGTATGACGGCGCGTTGCACAGGCCGTATCCTTGAAGTACCAGTAGGTCCTGGCCTGAAAGGTCGTGTTGTTGACGCATTGGGTAACCCAATCGACGGCAAAGGTCCTGTTGAAGCGGTAATGACAGACGCTGTTGAAAAAGTAGCACCGGGCGTAATCGCTCGTAAGTCTGTTGACCAGCCTGTACAAACAGGTCTGAAAGCTATCGACGCAATGGTACCGGTAGGACGTGGTCAGCGTGAGTTGATCATCGGCGACCGCCAGATCGGTAAATCGGCAATTGCGATTGACGCGATCATCAACCAGAAAGACACTGGCGTTACTTGTATCTACGTAGCCGTAGGTCAAAAGCAATCCACAATCGCAAACGTAGTACGTAAGCTGGAAGAGCACGGCGCAATGGATCACACCATTGTCGTTGCAGCGGGTGCCGCTGATCCTGCAGCAATGCAGTTCTTGGCTCCATACTCTGGTTGTACTATGGGTGAATACTTCCGTGACCGTGGTGAAGATGCACTGATCGTGTACGATGACCTGACTAAACAGGCATGGGCATACCGTCAGATCTCTCTATTGTTACGTCGTCCACCAGGACGTGAAGCATACCCTGGTGACGTATTCTACTTGCACTCTCGTCTTCTTGAGCGTGCTGCGCGTGTAAACGCTGAGTATGTAGAAAAGTTCACTAACGGTGAAGTTAAAGGTAAGACAGGCTCTCTGACTGCACTGCCTGTAATTGAAACCCAAGGTGGTGACGTATCTGCGTTCGTACCAACCAACGTAATCTCCATCACTGATGGTCAGATCTTCTTGGAATCGAGCCTGTTTAACTCAGGTATTCGTCCAGCGATCAACGCTGGTCTGTCTGTATCCCGTGTAGGTGGTGCAGCCCAGACTAAGATCATCAAGAAATTAGGTGGTGGTGTACGTTTGGCACTGGCTCAGTACCGTGAATTGGCGGCATTCGCTCAGTTCGCATCAGACCTTGACGATGCTACCCGCGCACAGCTGGAGCACGGTCAGGCTGTAACTGAGTTAATGAAGCAGAAACAGTACTCACCAATGTCTGTAGCTGAAATGGGCTTGAGCCTTTACGCTGCAAACGAAGGTTTCCTGAGTGGTGTTGAACTGAACAAAATCGGTGACTTTGAATCTGCACTGATCTCTTTCTTCAACAGCGAATATGCTGACCTGATGAAAGATGTCAATGATGGCGGTAAGTACAGTGATGAAATCGCTGCACAGTTCAAAGCAGGCATTGAGAAGTTCAAGTCAACTCAAACTTGGTAA
- a CDS encoding ATP synthase subunit I — protein sequence MSDAKDTAPKSKFVKRTHKKVVRIFQIQVAFTVAVAFLAAFYSITAAYSALLGGLLYLLPNIFFAWRVLSRQSNTPRGVLADMYIGEIWKMAITILLFAVIFILVPTVSPFSLFLTFILLHILNWYLQMKIDYRFLKL from the coding sequence GTGAGTGACGCTAAAGACACAGCACCTAAGAGCAAGTTTGTAAAACGAACTCATAAAAAGGTGGTTAGAATTTTCCAGATACAGGTAGCTTTTACGGTAGCTGTCGCTTTTTTAGCAGCGTTTTATAGTATTACAGCTGCGTATTCAGCCCTTTTAGGTGGTTTGTTGTACTTGTTACCTAATATCTTTTTTGCGTGGCGTGTCTTAAGCCGTCAGAGCAACACTCCTAGAGGAGTACTGGCGGATATGTATATTGGTGAAATATGGAAAATGGCGATAACGATCCTCTTGTTTGCGGTGATCTTTATCTTAGTTCCGACGGTGAGCCCATTTTCCTTATTTCTTACCTTTATTCTGCTGCATATATTGAACTGGTATTTGCAGATGAAGATAGATTACCGATTCCTTAAACTTTGA
- the atpB gene encoding F0F1 ATP synthase subunit A — MASSGDTVTSSEYISHHLTNLTFGYHEQTDMWRFVDTANGIMPEDFGFWAIHVDTMLWSIGLGLFFIWLFKKVASAATAGVPGRMQNFVETIIEFVDDNVKSIFHYKNPVIAPLALTIFVWIFLMNLMDLVPIDWIPFFAQQMGVGYMKIVPTTDPNATLGMAFSVFFLIVYYSIKQKGVGGFLAELSFMPLGKWFLPFNLFLEIVGLLAKPISLALRLFGNMYAGEMIFILIALLPFWAQWLLSVPWAIFHILVITLQAFIFMVLTIVYLAMAHDDH; from the coding sequence ATGGCTAGTAGCGGCGACACAGTAACATCCTCAGAGTATATATCCCACCACCTGACGAATCTGACATTTGGCTATCATGAGCAAACTGACATGTGGCGCTTTGTCGATACCGCTAACGGTATCATGCCAGAGGATTTCGGATTCTGGGCAATTCACGTGGATACTATGCTCTGGTCTATCGGTCTGGGTCTGTTTTTCATATGGTTATTTAAGAAAGTTGCAAGTGCTGCAACGGCAGGTGTACCTGGTCGTATGCAAAACTTTGTCGAAACAATCATCGAATTTGTTGATGATAACGTTAAGAGCATCTTTCATTACAAAAATCCGGTTATCGCTCCTCTGGCGCTAACGATTTTTGTATGGATTTTCCTGATGAACCTAATGGATTTGGTGCCAATCGACTGGATTCCTTTCTTTGCCCAACAGATGGGCGTTGGCTACATGAAAATTGTACCAACAACCGATCCTAATGCGACTTTGGGTATGGCGTTCAGCGTATTTTTCCTGATCGTTTATTACAGTATCAAACAGAAAGGCGTTGGCGGATTTTTAGCAGAGCTTTCTTTCATGCCTTTAGGTAAGTGGTTCCTGCCATTTAACCTGTTCCTTGAGATTGTTGGTCTATTGGCTAAGCCAATCTCTCTGGCGCTTCGTTTGTTCGGTAACATGTATGCAGGTGAGATGATCTTTATCCTGATTGCATTGTTACCATTCTGGGCACAATGGTTGTTGTCTGTGCCTTGGGCAATCTTCCATATCTTGGTAATCACATTGCAGGCCTTCATCTTCATGGTACTGACAATTGTATACCTAGCTATGGCTCATGATGATCACTAA
- a CDS encoding ParA family protein has product MAKTLTVTNQKGGVGKTTTCVNLAASLAATKKRVLLVDLDPQGNATMGSGVDKHELENSAYELLTGQTEIKDALITDTDVGYHVIGSNGDLTAAEVELLQMPRREFRLKMALEQVADDYDFILLDNPPSLNLLTVNALAASSGVIIPMQCEYYALEGISALVGTIDKINKRLNPELKIEGILRTMFDPRMSLTKDVSNHLVEYFGDKVYRTVIPRNIRLAEAPSHGLPALLYDKNSRGSMAYLALAGELIRKTAQEKQKAQQEEVKNG; this is encoded by the coding sequence TTGGCAAAGACTCTGACAGTTACAAACCAGAAAGGCGGCGTAGGGAAGACCACCACTTGTGTAAATCTGGCAGCTTCTCTGGCAGCAACAAAAAAGCGTGTATTGTTGGTTGATCTGGACCCGCAGGGCAACGCCACAATGGGAAGTGGTGTTGATAAGCATGAATTAGAAAATTCAGCGTATGAACTTCTGACAGGTCAAACAGAGATAAAAGATGCACTGATCACGGATACAGACGTTGGCTACCACGTTATCGGCTCCAATGGTGATTTGACAGCGGCTGAAGTGGAGCTTCTTCAGATGCCTCGCCGGGAGTTTCGGCTGAAAATGGCATTAGAGCAGGTGGCCGATGATTATGACTTTATTCTGTTAGACAATCCGCCTTCTTTGAATCTACTAACCGTCAATGCGTTAGCCGCTTCATCTGGTGTCATCATACCGATGCAGTGTGAATACTATGCACTGGAAGGGATTAGTGCATTGGTAGGAACGATTGATAAAATCAACAAACGACTCAATCCAGAGCTTAAAATCGAAGGGATCTTACGAACAATGTTTGATCCTCGCATGAGTTTAACAAAAGATGTTTCCAATCATCTGGTTGAGTATTTTGGTGATAAGGTCTATCGCACGGTAATTCCGCGTAATATCCGTTTGGCCGAGGCGCCTTCTCACGGATTACCGGCGTTACTTTATGATAAAAACTCTCGTGGTTCGATGGCTTACCTTGCGTTGGCTGGTGAACTCATCAGAAAAACCGCTCAAGAAAAGCAAAAAGCGCAGCAGGAAGAAGTAAAAAATGGTTAA
- the atpE gene encoding F0F1 ATP synthase subunit C: MEMANALVFLAAAILMGLAAIGAAVGIGNLGGKFLEGAARQPELVPLLRSNFFIVMGLVDAVPMIGVGLGMYLMFAVA; the protein is encoded by the coding sequence ATGGAAATGGCTAACGCTTTAGTATTCCTGGCTGCTGCAATCCTGATGGGTCTTGCTGCAATTGGTGCCGCTGTTGGTATCGGTAACCTAGGTGGCAAATTCCTGGAAGGCGCTGCGCGTCAACCAGAACTGGTACCTCTGTTACGTTCTAACTTCTTCATCGTAATGGGTCTGGTAGACGCGGTACCTATGATCGGTGTTGGTCTTGGCATGTACTTGATGTTCGCTGTTGCGTAA
- the rsmG gene encoding 16S rRNA (guanine(527)-N(7))-methyltransferase RsmG, producing the protein MDLTQERDLLVKHTNNLALTLTDEQIDSLITYLQLLVKWNKAYNLTAVRDPAEMVSRHLVDSLSVLPYVKGPRIIDVGSGPGLPGIPLAICRPDLAITTLDSNGKKTRFQNQVKVEMGLTNLTVINGRAEQCSAEPFNEVISRAFASISDMIHWTAQLCRPDGVFLAMKGVYPDDELAQLPDIYEVKNSFNLDVPGTEGARHLLVLGRR; encoded by the coding sequence ATGGATTTGACACAAGAGCGTGATCTACTGGTCAAGCATACGAATAATTTAGCATTGACGCTCACGGATGAGCAGATCGATAGTCTGATAACCTATCTGCAATTGCTCGTAAAATGGAATAAAGCCTATAACCTGACTGCAGTTAGGGATCCAGCGGAGATGGTATCCCGTCACCTGGTCGATAGCCTGAGTGTTTTACCTTATGTCAAAGGCCCCAGAATTATTGATGTAGGTAGTGGTCCGGGACTGCCAGGGATTCCATTAGCGATCTGTCGTCCTGATTTGGCGATAACGACGCTCGACAGCAATGGTAAAAAAACACGCTTTCAGAATCAGGTGAAAGTCGAAATGGGGTTGACGAACCTGACTGTGATCAACGGACGAGCGGAGCAATGTAGTGCCGAGCCTTTTAATGAAGTGATATCCCGTGCCTTTGCCTCAATCTCTGATATGATCCACTGGACAGCTCAGTTATGTCGCCCGGATGGTGTATTTCTTGCCATGAAAGGCGTCTATCCTGATGATGAACTGGCTCAGCTACCCGATATTTACGAAGTGAAAAACAGTTTTAATCTGGACGTTCCGGGGACAGAAGGTGCGCGGCATTTGTTGGTACTTGGGAGAAGATAA
- the atpD gene encoding F0F1 ATP synthase subunit beta — MSSGQIVQIIGAVVDVEFSRDNVPKVYDALTVSKTGLTLEVQQQLGDGVVRAIAMGQTEGVSRGLEVENTGAPVSVPVGTATLGRIMDVLGNPIDDCGEIGEEERMPIHRKAPTYAEQAASNELLETGIKVIDLVCPFAKGGKVGLFGGAGVGKTVNMMELIRNIAIEHSGFSVFAGVGERTREGNDFYYEMKESNVLDKVSLVYGQMNEPPGNRLRVALTGLTMAEKFRDEGRDVLLFVDNIYRYTLAGTEVSALLGRMPSAVGYQPTLAEEMGVLQERITSTKTGSITSIQAVYVPADDLTDPSPATTFSHLDATVVLSRQIAELGIYPAVDPLDSTSRQLDPLVIGQEHYDTARQVQGVLQRYKELKDIIAILGMDELSEEDKQVVTRARKIQRFLSQPFFVAEVFTGSPGKYVSLKDTISGFKGILAGDYDNLPEQAFYMVGGIEEAVEKAKSM, encoded by the coding sequence ATGAGTAGCGGACAAATTGTTCAGATTATCGGCGCAGTTGTCGACGTGGAATTCTCACGTGATAACGTACCGAAAGTTTATGACGCGCTGACCGTAAGCAAAACCGGTCTGACGCTGGAAGTTCAGCAACAGCTGGGTGACGGTGTTGTACGTGCGATCGCGATGGGTCAGACCGAAGGTGTGAGCCGTGGCTTAGAAGTAGAAAATACTGGTGCGCCAGTTTCTGTACCTGTTGGTACAGCAACACTGGGTCGTATCATGGATGTCTTGGGTAACCCAATTGATGATTGTGGTGAAATCGGTGAAGAAGAGCGTATGCCTATTCACCGTAAAGCACCAACCTATGCTGAGCAGGCAGCTTCTAATGAGCTACTGGAAACCGGCATCAAGGTAATCGACTTGGTTTGCCCATTCGCGAAAGGTGGTAAGGTTGGTCTGTTCGGTGGTGCCGGTGTAGGTAAAACCGTAAACATGATGGAGCTTATCCGTAACATCGCGATCGAGCACTCTGGCTTCTCCGTATTTGCGGGTGTAGGTGAGCGTACTCGTGAAGGTAACGACTTCTACTACGAGATGAAAGAGTCCAACGTATTGGACAAAGTATCTCTGGTTTATGGTCAGATGAATGAGCCACCAGGTAACCGTCTGCGCGTAGCGTTGACTGGCCTGACAATGGCTGAGAAATTCCGTGACGAAGGTCGTGACGTACTGTTGTTCGTAGACAACATCTACCGTTACACACTGGCAGGTACTGAGGTATCAGCACTGCTGGGTCGTATGCCTTCTGCGGTAGGTTACCAGCCAACTCTGGCGGAAGAGATGGGCGTTCTGCAGGAGCGTATCACGTCTACTAAAACTGGTTCTATCACGTCTATCCAGGCGGTATACGTACCAGCGGATGACTTGACTGACCCGTCTCCAGCGACAACCTTCTCTCACCTTGACGCAACAGTAGTACTGTCTCGTCAGATCGCAGAGCTGGGTATCTACCCTGCGGTTGACCCACTGGACTCGACTTCTCGTCAGCTAGATCCTCTGGTTATTGGCCAAGAGCATTACGATACTGCTCGTCAGGTTCAGGGTGTACTACAGCGCTACAAAGAGCTGAAAGACATCATCGCGATCCTGGGTATGGATGAGTTATCTGAAGAAGATAAGCAGGTTGTAACACGTGCGCGTAAGATTCAGCGCTTCCTGTCTCAGCCATTCTTCGTTGCAGAAGTATTTACTGGTTCTCCAGGTAAGTATGTTTCTTTGAAAGATACAATCAGCGGCTTTAAGGGCATCCTAGCTGGTGATTACGACAATCTTCCAGAGCAAGCGTTCTACATGGTTGGCGGTATTGAAGAAGCGGTTGAAAAAGCTAAGAGCATGTAA
- a CDS encoding F0F1 ATP synthase subunit delta: MAELNTVARPYTKAAFEFSLGKGNLDQWSTMLSTAAVVASDSEMVSVLGNPALTSEQKAGVMISVCEEYLDESGKNFIALLAENQRLGLLPKISAQFEQLKANQQKSVDVDVTTAYELDEQQQQKLTQALSAKLGRDVKLTSSVDQSILGGVVVRSDDLVIDGSVRARLAKLAEALNS; encoded by the coding sequence ATGGCTGAACTCAATACAGTCGCTCGTCCCTACACAAAAGCTGCATTTGAGTTTTCTTTAGGTAAAGGAAACTTGGATCAGTGGTCCACCATGCTATCAACCGCTGCAGTTGTAGCCAGCGATAGTGAAATGGTCAGTGTATTGGGAAACCCTGCGCTTACGAGCGAGCAAAAAGCAGGCGTTATGATTTCAGTGTGCGAAGAATACCTGGATGAATCCGGTAAGAACTTCATCGCACTACTTGCTGAAAATCAGCGTTTGGGTTTGCTTCCAAAGATTAGCGCGCAGTTCGAGCAGCTCAAAGCCAATCAGCAGAAGTCTGTCGATGTCGACGTGACAACTGCTTATGAACTGGATGAGCAGCAGCAACAGAAATTAACTCAGGCACTCAGCGCTAAGCTGGGTCGAGACGTAAAACTCACTTCCAGCGTTGATCAATCAATTCTGGGTGGTGTGGTAGTACGCTCTGATGACCTGGTAATCGACGGCTCAGTTCGCGCCCGTTTGGCGAAACTAGCTGAAGCACTGAATTCCTGA
- the atpG gene encoding F0F1 ATP synthase subunit gamma, which produces MAVGKEIKTQIASIGSTRKITSAMEMVAASKMRKAQDRMQSSRPYARSIRGVIQHLSKSNPEYKHLYMQDREAKRVGYIIVASDRGLCGGLNVNAFKKTIASMKEFNDKGVEIDVCALGAKAVSFFKNYGGNVVAAKTHMGDHPEVADLIGAVKVMLDSFAEGKLDRLYIVSNQFVNTMTQSPQVEQVLPLKAEDDDELLNHHWDYIYEPDAKELLNALLIRYVESEVYQAVVENIACEQAARMLAMKNATDNAGNLIDELQMVYNKARQAAITQEISEIVSGAAAV; this is translated from the coding sequence ATGGCAGTCGGAAAAGAGATAAAGACGCAAATTGCGAGTATCGGCAGCACACGTAAAATTACTAGCGCTATGGAAATGGTAGCAGCAAGTAAGATGCGTAAGGCTCAAGATCGCATGCAGTCTTCCCGCCCGTACGCTCGCAGTATCCGTGGTGTTATTCAGCATTTGTCAAAATCAAATCCTGAATACAAGCACCTATATATGCAGGACCGTGAAGCGAAGCGCGTTGGTTATATCATCGTTGCTTCTGATCGTGGTCTTTGTGGTGGTCTGAACGTTAACGCGTTCAAAAAGACAATCGCTAGCATGAAAGAGTTCAACGACAAAGGCGTCGAAATTGACGTTTGCGCGTTGGGGGCTAAAGCAGTTTCTTTCTTTAAGAACTACGGCGGAAATGTAGTAGCAGCTAAAACCCATATGGGTGATCATCCAGAAGTGGCTGATTTGATTGGTGCTGTGAAGGTTATGCTGGATTCTTTTGCAGAAGGTAAGCTGGATCGTTTGTACATTGTGTCTAACCAGTTTGTTAACACGATGACACAGAGCCCGCAAGTTGAACAGGTGCTTCCACTGAAAGCAGAAGATGATGATGAACTACTGAATCATCACTGGGACTATATTTATGAACCTGACGCAAAAGAATTGTTAAACGCTCTTCTTATTCGTTACGTTGAGTCCGAAGTGTATCAGGCAGTGGTTGAGAACATCGCTTGCGAACAGGCCGCGCGTATGTTGGCAATGAAAAATGCAACAGACAATGCCGGCAACCTGATTGATGAGCTTCAAATGGTTTATAACAAAGCTCGTCAGGCAGCGATTACTCAGGAAATTTCTGAGATTGTAAGTGGTGCTGCGGCAGTTTAA